The Staphylococcus carnosus genome has a segment encoding these proteins:
- the mbcS gene encoding acyl-CoA synthetase MbcS, whose amino-acid sequence MNKPDLVEPRNFNIVSEIEKYAKDESKVAIIFEDDAGEETKVTYADLIRKSNRMGNLFKQHGLKKGDTLLIKMERSIETYEVYIAALKLGVSLIPASEMLRTKDLQYRITHGEVDAVLSIASGADEFEGVNEYDDLTKFIIGGQKDGWVDVDKDVQNQSDELEIVDTDRDDVAFLPYTSGTTGNPKAVVHTHGWGYAHMQMAPKHWLNIHEDDIVWATAAPGWQKWVWSPFLSTMTSGATAFVYNGRFDGTKYLELLQDYQINVLCCTPTEYRIMAKLQNLDHFDLSHLHDAVSAGEPLNQEVVEKFQNTFNITVRDGYGQTESTLLIGLLKDVPGRPGSMGKAIPGSDVLIVDDEGQPVEPGIVGNIAVPVDLPALFKGYFKDPERTQERVAGDYFLTGDRAKVDEDGYFWFEGRADDIIISSGYTIGPFEVEDSLTKHPAVKETAVVASPHELRGNIVKAFVILQDSYEESDELVRELQNFVKYDVAPYKYPRAIEFVEELPKTNSGKIRRVELREAEIEKYNHEHE is encoded by the coding sequence ATGAACAAACCAGATTTAGTCGAACCTCGCAATTTCAATATTGTATCTGAAATTGAAAAATATGCGAAAGATGAATCAAAGGTTGCGATAATTTTTGAAGATGATGCGGGTGAGGAAACAAAAGTAACGTATGCAGACTTAATCCGCAAATCAAACCGTATGGGGAATTTGTTTAAACAACACGGTTTGAAAAAAGGGGACACACTGCTTATCAAAATGGAACGCAGTATCGAAACATATGAAGTTTATATTGCCGCATTGAAGTTAGGTGTATCGCTGATCCCTGCTTCTGAAATGCTGCGTACGAAAGATTTACAATATCGAATTACACATGGTGAAGTAGATGCAGTATTATCTATCGCATCTGGTGCAGATGAATTCGAAGGTGTAAATGAATATGATGATTTAACAAAATTTATTATCGGCGGTCAAAAAGATGGCTGGGTAGATGTCGATAAAGATGTACAAAATCAAAGCGATGAACTTGAAATTGTAGACACTGATCGTGATGATGTGGCGTTCTTGCCTTATACATCTGGAACAACAGGCAACCCGAAAGCAGTAGTACATACGCATGGTTGGGGTTACGCCCATATGCAAATGGCACCGAAACATTGGTTGAACATCCATGAAGATGACATTGTATGGGCTACAGCTGCCCCTGGTTGGCAAAAATGGGTTTGGAGTCCTTTCTTATCTACAATGACTTCTGGAGCCACTGCGTTCGTCTATAACGGCCGTTTTGATGGCACAAAATACCTTGAACTACTTCAAGACTATCAAATCAATGTTTTATGCTGTACACCGACTGAATACCGTATTATGGCTAAATTGCAGAATTTAGATCATTTTGATTTATCTCATTTGCATGATGCTGTATCTGCAGGTGAACCGCTTAACCAAGAAGTGGTAGAAAAATTCCAAAATACATTTAATATCACAGTACGTGACGGTTATGGTCAAACTGAAAGTACATTGCTTATCGGTTTGCTGAAAGATGTGCCTGGACGTCCTGGTTCAATGGGAAAAGCTATTCCTGGCAGCGATGTCTTAATCGTTGACGATGAGGGACAGCCGGTAGAACCTGGTATTGTAGGTAATATTGCAGTGCCTGTAGATTTACCTGCCTTGTTCAAAGGCTATTTCAAAGATCCAGAACGTACACAAGAGCGTGTCGCAGGCGATTATTTCTTAACAGGCGACCGTGCAAAAGTTGATGAAGACGGCTATTTCTGGTTTGAAGGTCGTGCAGACGATATTATTATCAGCTCTGGTTACACAATTGGACCATTTGAAGTCGAAGACTCGTTAACAAAACATCCTGCAGTTAAAGAAACAGCAGTTGTCGCTAGTCCGCACGAGCTGCGCGGTAATATTGTTAAAGCATTTGTTATCTTGCAAGACAGTTATGAAGAAAGCGATGAATTGGTACGTGAACTTCAAAACTTTGTAAAATACGATGTAGCACCTTATAAATATCCACGTGCCATTGAATTTGTTGAAGAATTGCCTAAGACAAACTCTGGTAAAATCCGTCGCGTAGAATTGCGTGAAGCAGAGATTGAAAAATATAATCATGAACATGAATAA
- a CDS encoding YfcC family protein, with protein sequence MDNTDQSKQAANGHDSTERPKKKKKFKFRMPGAFAILFILTVVAVIATWVIPAGAYSKLSYEPGAQELKIENPHKEIKKVPATQKELDKMGVKIQIEQFKSGAINKPVSIPDTYERLDQNPAGPGEITNAMVEGTIEAVDIMVFIFVLGGLIGVVSASGSFESGLLALTKKTKGHEFMLIFMVAVLMVLGGTLCGIEEEAVAFYPILVPIFIAMGYDSIVCVGAIFLASSVGTTFSTINPFSVVIASNAAGITFTEGLYWRVAGCIVGAIFVIGYLYWYSQRIKKNPKLSYSYEDRKSFEKQWSVMGKDAHADNFSWRKKIILILFVIPFPLMVWGVMTQGWWFPVMASMFLAVTIIIMFIAGTGKNGLGEKGTVDAFVNGASSLVGVSLIIGLARGINLVMNEGLISDTILHFSSTLVQHVSGPIFIIIILFIFFFLGFIVPSSSGLAVLAMPIFAPLADTVGIPRFVMVTAYQFGQYAMLFLAPTGLVMATLQMLDMKYSHWFRFVWPVVVFVLVFGGAMLITQVLVYS encoded by the coding sequence ATGGATAACACTGATCAAAGCAAACAAGCAGCAAACGGACATGACAGCACAGAACGGCCTAAGAAAAAGAAAAAATTTAAGTTTAGAATGCCTGGTGCCTTCGCAATCCTCTTTATTTTAACTGTAGTCGCAGTTATAGCAACATGGGTGATTCCAGCAGGTGCCTACTCAAAACTATCGTATGAACCAGGTGCTCAAGAACTGAAAATTGAGAACCCTCATAAAGAAATCAAGAAAGTGCCCGCTACTCAAAAAGAACTTGATAAGATGGGCGTTAAAATACAAATCGAACAATTCAAATCCGGTGCCATCAACAAGCCGGTTTCAATTCCAGATACGTATGAACGATTAGATCAAAATCCAGCAGGACCTGGAGAAATTACCAATGCTATGGTAGAAGGGACAATTGAAGCAGTAGACATTATGGTCTTCATCTTTGTACTCGGAGGATTAATCGGTGTTGTAAGTGCCAGCGGTTCCTTCGAATCAGGATTACTTGCTTTGACTAAGAAAACTAAAGGACATGAGTTCATGCTCATCTTCATGGTTGCTGTCTTAATGGTATTAGGTGGTACCTTGTGTGGTATCGAAGAGGAAGCCGTAGCATTCTATCCGATACTGGTGCCGATATTCATTGCCATGGGCTATGACTCCATTGTCTGTGTGGGTGCCATATTCTTAGCCAGCTCTGTAGGGACAACCTTCTCTACTATCAACCCGTTCTCAGTAGTAATTGCCTCTAACGCAGCAGGTATTACATTTACTGAAGGTTTATACTGGCGTGTAGCAGGTTGTATCGTCGGTGCAATCTTTGTTATCGGTTACTTATACTGGTACTCTCAAAGAATCAAAAAGAACCCGAAATTATCTTATTCTTACGAAGATCGCAAGTCATTTGAAAAGCAATGGTCTGTTATGGGTAAAGACGCACATGCTGATAACTTCTCTTGGCGTAAGAAAATTATCTTGATTTTATTCGTTATCCCATTCCCATTAATGGTATGGGGCGTAATGACACAAGGCTGGTGGTTCCCAGTCATGGCTTCAATGTTCTTAGCAGTAACAATTATCATCATGTTTATTGCAGGAACAGGTAAAAACGGTTTAGGTGAAAAAGGAACTGTAGATGCCTTTGTAAATGGTGCATCAAGCTTAGTAGGTGTATCACTTATCATCGGTTTAGCCCGTGGTATCAACTTGGTCATGAATGAAGGCTTGATTTCAGATACCATCTTGCACTTCTCATCTACATTAGTACAACACGTAAGTGGTCCGATATTTATCATTATCATCCTATTTATCTTCTTCTTCTTAGGATTTATCGTACCATCATCATCTGGTTTGGCTGTACTTGCAATGCCGATTTTCGCACCGCTTGCGGATACAGTAGGTATTCCAAGATTCGTTATGGTTACAGCTTACCAATTCGGACAATACGCAATGTTGTTCTTAGCACCAACTGGACTGGTAATGGCAACACTGCAAATGCTCGACATGAAGTACTCTCACTGGTTCCGATTCGTATGGCCGGTTGTCGTCTTCGTACTTGTATTCGGTGGCGCAATGCTGATTACACAAGTACTCGTTTACTCATAA
- a CDS encoding HAD-IIB family hydrolase → MNIVFDVDGTICFNGQYIEDELSNQITALQQKHNIIFASARPIRDLIPVVKNFNSRLLIGGNGSIVQNDDGIEVVQSIDAASFVTIKNLIHRYHLKYIVDDDFNYASNLSSDYKIYKQLDPDHLAKNIELEEISTPIKIILIDIPSNNYPLLKKHIEKLSDQLSINFHDNDRNIDITAENINKYTTLIKYLRNEDYIAFGNDVNDIQLLNHAVKAYFVGTKDNQIALNLQHLNLIEADTQLITQNIGKSLLN, encoded by the coding sequence ATGAACATTGTATTTGATGTGGATGGAACGATTTGTTTTAACGGCCAATACATAGAAGACGAGTTATCTAATCAAATAACAGCATTACAACAGAAACATAATATTATTTTTGCTTCTGCCAGACCTATTCGAGATTTGATTCCTGTTGTTAAAAATTTTAACAGTCGGCTGCTTATTGGGGGTAATGGTTCTATTGTGCAAAACGACGATGGAATTGAAGTTGTTCAATCAATTGATGCAGCAAGTTTTGTAACTATAAAAAATTTGATTCATCGATATCATTTAAAGTATATCGTTGATGATGATTTTAATTATGCTTCTAATTTGTCAAGTGATTATAAAATATATAAGCAATTGGATCCAGATCACCTTGCAAAAAATATTGAATTAGAAGAGATTAGTACGCCGATTAAAATAATATTGATAGACATACCTTCAAATAATTATCCATTGTTGAAAAAACATATTGAAAAGCTGTCTGATCAACTCTCTATAAACTTTCATGATAATGATCGGAACATAGATATTACAGCTGAAAATATAAATAAATATACAACTTTGATTAAATATCTTCGAAATGAAGACTATATCGCATTTGGTAACGATGTAAATGATATTCAATTATTGAATCATGCAGTAAAAGCATATTTTGTAGGTACTAAAGATAATCAAATTGCCTTAAATTTACAACATTTAAACCTGATAGAAGCCGATACACAATTGATTACACAAAATATCGGTAAATCATTATTAAATTGA
- a CDS encoding YfcC family protein: MSEDMSLKNKKAAKKKKKFEMPGAFAILFIITVVAVIATWIIPAGAYSKLSYEPAKQELKIVDPHNKVKMVPGTQEQLDKIGVKIDIEQFKSGAINKPISIPDTYERLDQNPAGLDQITTSMVHGTIESVDIMVFILVLGGLIGVVQASGSFESGLLALTKKTKGHEFMLIFMVAVLMVLGGTLCGIEEEAVAFYPVLVPIFIALGYDSIVCVGAIFLASSIGTTFATINPFSVVIASNAAGITFTEGLYWRIAGCIIGTIFVVGYLYWYSQKIKKDPKASYSYEDKASFEKMWSVSNNNSSDIFTVRKKIILVLFVIPFPIMVWGVMSQGWWFPVMAAMFLSFTIAIMFLAATGENGLGEKGVVDQFVNGASSLVGVSLIIGLARGINLVMNEGLISDTILNFSSSLVEHVSGPIFIIILLIIFFFLGFIVPSSSGLAVLSMPIFAPLADTVGIPRFVIVTAYQFGQYAMLFLAPTGLVMATLQMLNMKYSHWLRFVWPVVVFVMVFGGAMLVAQVLIYS; the protein is encoded by the coding sequence ATGAGCGAAGATATGAGTTTGAAAAATAAAAAAGCTGCTAAAAAGAAGAAAAAGTTTGAAATGCCTGGTGCATTTGCGATTTTATTTATCATCACAGTAGTAGCAGTAATCGCAACGTGGATCATTCCGGCAGGTGCATATTCAAAATTATCATATGAACCAGCCAAGCAGGAATTAAAAATTGTTGATCCGCATAATAAAGTGAAAATGGTTCCAGGTACGCAAGAACAACTCGATAAAATCGGAGTAAAAATTGATATTGAACAATTTAAATCTGGAGCAATCAATAAACCAATATCTATTCCTGATACGTACGAAAGATTGGATCAAAATCCAGCAGGATTAGATCAAATTACTACTAGTATGGTGCATGGAACGATTGAATCGGTAGATATTATGGTGTTTATTTTAGTGCTAGGTGGATTAATTGGTGTTGTACAAGCGAGTGGTTCTTTTGAATCAGGTTTGCTTGCTTTGACAAAGAAAACTAAAGGACATGAGTTTATGCTCATCTTCATGGTGGCTGTCTTAATGGTATTAGGAGGAACGCTGTGCGGTATTGAAGAAGAAGCCGTTGCTTTCTATCCTGTATTAGTGCCTATCTTTATTGCTTTAGGGTATGATTCCATTGTCTGTGTAGGTGCCATTTTCTTAGCAAGTTCCATTGGTACGACATTTGCGACAATCAACCCATTCTCAGTGGTAATTGCCTCTAACGCAGCAGGTATTACATTTACTGAAGGTTTATATTGGCGTATTGCCGGCTGTATAATAGGTACTATTTTTGTAGTAGGTTATCTATATTGGTACAGCCAAAAAATCAAGAAAGACCCGAAAGCTTCTTATTCATATGAAGATAAAGCATCATTTGAAAAAATGTGGTCAGTATCTAATAATAACAGCTCTGACATATTTACAGTACGTAAAAAAATCATTTTAGTTCTATTCGTTATCCCATTCCCAATCATGGTATGGGGTGTAATGTCTCAAGGCTGGTGGTTCCCAGTTATGGCTGCGATGTTCTTATCATTTACAATTGCGATTATGTTCCTTGCAGCAACAGGTGAAAATGGTTTAGGTGAAAAAGGTGTCGTGGATCAATTTGTAAATGGTGCATCAAGCTTAGTGGGTGTATCACTTATTATCGGTTTAGCTCGTGGTATCAACTTGGTTATGAATGAAGGTTTGATTTCAGATACGATTTTAAATTTCTCTTCTTCACTTGTTGAACATGTAAGTGGTCCGATATTCATTATTATTTTATTGATTATCTTCTTCTTCTTAGGATTTATCGTGCCATCGTCTTCAGGTTTGGCAGTATTATCTATGCCGATCTTTGCACCGCTTGCGGATACAGTAGGTATTCCGAGATTTGTCATTGTTACAGCATACCAATTTGGTCAATATGCAATGTTGTTCTTAGCACCGACAGGTTTGGTTATGGCAACATTACAAATGCTGAATATGAAATATTCTCATTGGTTGCGTTTCGTATGGCCAGTTGTAGTATTTGTAATGGTCTTTGGTGGTGCAATGTTAGTAGCACAAGTATTAATTTATTCATAA
- the argF gene encoding ornithine carbamoyltransferase → MQNLRNRNFLTLLDFSQKEMEFLLNLSEDLKRAKYAGIEKQTLKGKNIALIFEKDSTRTRCAFEVAAYDQGAHVTYLGPTGSQMGKKETAADTARVLGGMYDGIEYRGFSQRTVEILAKEAGVPVWNGLTDEDHPTQVLADFLTAKEVLKKPYHEINFTYVGDGRNNVANALMAGAAIMGMRFNLVCPKELNPTDELLARCKELAAENGGEIFITDNIDEGVKGSDVLYTDVWVSMGEPDEVWKERIALLEPYRVDQAMIEKTENPHVIFEHCLPSFHNTDTTIGKEIFEKYGLKEMEVSDEVFEGKHSVVFQEAENRMHTIKAVMVATLGNL, encoded by the coding sequence ATGCAAAATTTAAGAAATCGTAATTTTTTAACTTTATTAGACTTTTCACAGAAAGAGATGGAATTCTTATTAAATCTTTCCGAAGATTTAAAAAGAGCAAAATATGCCGGTATTGAAAAGCAAACATTAAAAGGTAAAAATATTGCGCTGATCTTCGAAAAAGACTCAACTCGTACACGTTGTGCTTTTGAAGTAGCTGCATATGATCAAGGTGCTCATGTTACTTACCTTGGACCAACAGGAAGCCAAATGGGTAAAAAAGAAACTGCAGCTGATACAGCTCGCGTTTTAGGCGGAATGTACGATGGTATCGAATACCGCGGGTTCTCACAACGTACTGTAGAGATTTTAGCAAAAGAAGCAGGCGTACCAGTATGGAACGGTTTAACTGATGAAGATCATCCAACTCAAGTATTAGCTGACTTCTTAACAGCTAAAGAAGTATTGAAAAAACCATACCATGAAATCAACTTCACATATGTTGGTGATGGACGCAACAACGTGGCAAACGCATTAATGGCAGGTGCTGCAATTATGGGCATGCGCTTCAACTTAGTTTGTCCGAAAGAATTAAATCCAACTGATGAATTATTGGCTCGTTGTAAAGAATTAGCAGCTGAAAATGGCGGTGAAATCTTTATTACAGATAACATCGATGAAGGTGTTAAAGGTTCTGACGTACTTTATACTGACGTTTGGGTATCAATGGGTGAACCTGATGAAGTGTGGAAAGAACGTATTGCGTTATTAGAACCATATCGTGTTGACCAAGCAATGATTGAAAAAACTGAAAATCCTCATGTCATCTTTGAACACTGCTTACCATCATTCCATAATACTGATACAACAATCGGTAAAGAAATCTTTGAAAAATATGGTTTGAAAGAAATGGAAGTTTCTGATGAAGTCTTTGAAGGCAAACATTCAGTCGTATTCCAAGAAGCTGAAAACCGTATGCACACTATCAAAGCAGTTATGGTTGCGACTTTAGGCAACTTATAA
- the arcC gene encoding carbamate kinase, translating to MAKIVVALGGNALGKSPEEQLELVKSTSKSLVALIQKGHEVVISHGNGPQVGSINLGLNFAADHEQGPSFPFAECGAMSQAYIGYHLQQSLQNELHDLGIDKPVVTLVTQTLVDKEDEAFANPTKPIGLFYDKETADKVSEEKNYTFVEDSGRGYRRVVPSPQPIEIIEQTSIETLINAGNLVISGGGGGIPVYKDNNGDLHGVDAVIDKDKSSALLAANLKSEQLIILTAVDYIYINFGKDNQEVLTEVAVDEMKKYIDEDQFAKGSMLPKVEASLQFIENNPEGKVIITSLEKLDDALEGKVGTVIKK from the coding sequence ATGGCAAAAATCGTAGTAGCTTTAGGTGGTAACGCGCTAGGTAAATCTCCTGAAGAACAATTAGAGTTAGTTAAAAGCACATCAAAATCACTTGTTGCGTTGATTCAAAAAGGACATGAAGTCGTTATCAGTCATGGTAACGGACCACAAGTCGGCAGTATCAACTTAGGTTTGAACTTCGCAGCAGATCATGAACAAGGGCCATCATTCCCATTTGCTGAATGCGGTGCGATGAGCCAAGCTTACATCGGCTATCATTTGCAACAAAGTTTGCAGAATGAATTGCACGATTTAGGTATCGACAAACCTGTAGTAACGCTTGTTACACAAACACTTGTTGATAAAGAGGATGAAGCTTTTGCTAATCCGACAAAACCAATTGGTCTATTTTACGATAAAGAAACTGCGGATAAAGTCTCTGAAGAAAAGAACTATACATTTGTTGAAGATTCAGGACGTGGTTATCGTCGTGTTGTACCATCTCCGCAACCGATTGAAATTATTGAACAAACAAGTATTGAAACTTTAATTAATGCAGGCAACCTTGTCATTTCTGGCGGCGGTGGAGGTATCCCAGTCTACAAAGACAACAACGGAGATCTTCATGGTGTAGATGCCGTAATTGATAAAGACAAATCAAGTGCATTGCTTGCAGCTAACCTTAAATCAGAACAATTAATTATCTTAACTGCAGTAGATTATATCTACATCAACTTCGGTAAAGACAACCAAGAAGTTTTAACAGAAGTGGCAGTTGATGAGATGAAAAAATATATTGATGAAGATCAGTTTGCTAAAGGCAGCATGTTGCCTAAAGTTGAAGCTTCATTACAATTTATTGAGAATAATCCTGAAGGTAAAGTTATTATTACTTCTTTAGAAAAACTAGATGATGCCTTAGAAGGAAAAGTTGGTACGGTAATTAAAAAATAA
- the putP gene encoding sodium/proline symporter PutP translates to MFTLGATLSQQVNPDWRTYIMIGAYFLILLVIGWYGYKKATGNVSEYMLGGRSIGPYVTALSAGASDMSGWMIMGLPGEVYTTGLSAAWLAIGLTLGAYINYIVVAPRLRVYTEQAGDAITLPDFFRNRLADHSNLIKIISGGIIVVFFTLYTHAGMVSGGKLFKSAFGLDYHWGLILISVIVIAYTFFGGYLAVSLTDFFQGVIMLIAMVMVPIVALLKLNGLDTFDQVTDLKPTNLDLFKGTTFIGIISFFAWGLGYFGQPHIIVRFMSIKSVKQLRTARRFGIGWMAISLIGAVFVGLIGIAFVQDKGVELKDPETLFILMGQILFHPLVGGFLLAAILAAIMSTISSQLLVTSSSLTEDFYKLIRGEDAAKKREKEFLLVGRLSVLVVACISIAIAWSPNDTILNLVGNAWAGFGAAFGPLVVMSLYWKGLSRTGAISGMLSGAVVVILWIVFVKPLGEVNDFFNLYEIIPGIIASVLVTIIVSKMTKKPDIDVHKDMEKVKETINTEMHS, encoded by the coding sequence ATGTTTACTTTAGGAGCAACATTATCCCAGCAGGTGAATCCTGACTGGAGAACTTACATTATGATCGGCGCTTATTTCTTGATTTTGCTTGTTATCGGCTGGTACGGCTATAAAAAAGCAACAGGCAATGTCAGCGAATATATGCTAGGCGGTCGTAGTATTGGACCGTACGTTACCGCACTATCAGCTGGTGCATCTGACATGAGTGGTTGGATGATTATGGGATTACCAGGGGAAGTTTATACAACTGGACTTTCAGCTGCTTGGCTCGCAATTGGTTTAACGCTCGGTGCATATATCAACTATATCGTTGTCGCACCAAGATTACGTGTGTACACAGAACAAGCTGGAGATGCTATTACGCTGCCAGACTTTTTCAGAAACCGTTTAGCAGATCATTCAAATTTGATTAAGATTATTTCTGGGGGAATAATCGTAGTATTCTTTACACTTTATACACATGCCGGTATGGTATCTGGTGGTAAACTTTTCAAAAGTGCATTTGGATTAGATTATCATTGGGGGCTGATTTTGATTTCAGTTATCGTGATTGCATATACATTCTTCGGGGGTTATCTTGCAGTATCACTTACTGACTTTTTCCAAGGTGTAATTATGTTAATCGCCATGGTCATGGTACCTATTGTGGCACTTTTGAAATTGAATGGTTTAGATACATTTGATCAAGTGACAGACTTGAAACCAACAAACCTTGATTTGTTTAAAGGTACTACATTTATCGGTATTATTTCGTTCTTCGCATGGGGACTTGGTTATTTTGGCCAGCCGCATATTATCGTTCGTTTTATGAGTATTAAATCTGTGAAGCAATTAAGAACTGCAAGACGTTTTGGTATCGGTTGGATGGCAATCAGTTTAATCGGAGCAGTTTTTGTGGGATTAATCGGTATTGCATTCGTACAAGATAAAGGCGTAGAACTGAAAGACCCAGAGACACTATTTATTTTAATGGGTCAAATCCTATTCCACCCGCTTGTTGGCGGATTCTTGCTTGCAGCTATTTTAGCCGCAATTATGAGTACGATTTCTTCTCAGTTGCTAGTTACATCTAGTTCTTTAACAGAAGACTTTTATAAATTGATTCGTGGTGAAGATGCTGCGAAGAAACGTGAAAAAGAGTTCTTACTTGTAGGACGTTTATCAGTATTAGTTGTTGCTTGTATTTCAATCGCAATTGCATGGTCACCAAATGATACAATCTTAAACTTAGTAGGTAATGCATGGGCAGGCTTCGGTGCGGCATTCGGTCCACTTGTTGTGATGTCACTTTACTGGAAAGGTTTAAGCCGTACAGGTGCTATCAGCGGTATGCTTTCTGGTGCAGTAGTTGTAATCTTGTGGATTGTATTTGTGAAACCATTAGGTGAAGTCAATGATTTCTTCAACCTATATGAAATTATTCCAGGTATCATCGCAAGTGTACTTGTAACAATCATTGTTAGTAAAATGACTAAAAAACCAGATATTGATGTCCATAAAGATATGGAAAAAGTAAAAGAAACAATCAATACAGAAATGCATTCATAA
- the nhaC gene encoding Na+/H+ antiporter NhaC codes for MQSKEEKNANVENEETVEKKRKPLGVGASIFTLGIMIAAMLFTVAVLKKEPHIPLMIGTAVAIGVTMLHGYKFDEVEEMMYKGIRHALPAIVIIILVGLIIGSWIGSGVVATMIYYGLQLIDPAYFLAVVVLLCSIVALAIGSSWSTMATVGVASMGVGISMGISPGMVAGAVICGSYFGDKMSPLSDTTNLASGLTDVDLFDHIKHMMYTTIPALVITLITFFFLGQRFGNKYFDAKNIEKILTTMQDNFVISPWLLLIPLAVIVLVVFKVPAIPAICVGIVLGFFAQIFVQGGSLTDALTALQTGYTMESGNKMVDELFNRGGLESMFYTISLTLVAMTFGGVLEYSGMLSALINVILKFAKNTGSLIASVIVSCIGTNFTCSEQYISIIVPGRMYAQAFKDKGLHAKNLSRALEDGGTLTSVFVPWNTCGVFIASTLGVTVFEYAPFAILNFLVPIISIIFAYTGFKIVKLPKEDNEGADVRKKAPLPNDADLA; via the coding sequence ATGCAAAGTAAGGAAGAGAAGAATGCAAATGTAGAAAATGAGGAAACTGTTGAAAAGAAACGAAAACCATTAGGGGTAGGCGCATCGATATTCACACTGGGTATTATGATTGCAGCAATGTTATTTACGGTAGCGGTATTGAAAAAGGAACCGCACATTCCGTTGATGATTGGGACAGCTGTAGCAATCGGTGTTACGATGTTGCATGGTTACAAGTTCGATGAAGTCGAAGAGATGATGTATAAAGGGATTAGACATGCTTTACCAGCGATTGTCATTATCATCTTAGTCGGTCTGATTATCGGTTCTTGGATTGGCAGCGGTGTCGTTGCGACAATGATTTATTATGGACTTCAATTAATTGATCCAGCCTATTTCTTAGCTGTGGTCGTCTTATTATGTAGTATCGTTGCGTTAGCAATCGGTAGTTCTTGGTCCACAATGGCAACTGTGGGGGTTGCTTCTATGGGTGTTGGTATCAGTATGGGTATCTCTCCTGGTATGGTTGCAGGTGCAGTTATCTGCGGATCTTACTTCGGTGATAAAATGAGTCCGTTATCTGATACAACAAACTTAGCTTCTGGTTTAACTGATGTAGATTTATTCGATCACATTAAACATATGATGTACACTACAATTCCAGCTTTAGTTATTACATTAATTACTTTCTTCTTCTTAGGTCAACGCTTCGGTAATAAATATTTTGACGCTAAGAATATTGAGAAAATTTTGACTACTATGCAAGATAACTTTGTTATCTCGCCTTGGTTACTTTTAATCCCTCTTGCAGTTATTGTACTTGTTGTATTTAAAGTACCAGCTATTCCAGCAATTTGTGTAGGTATCGTTTTAGGTTTCTTTGCGCAAATCTTTGTGCAAGGCGGTTCATTAACTGACGCACTTACTGCATTACAAACTGGTTATACAATGGAATCTGGCAATAAAATGGTAGATGAACTATTTAACCGCGGCGGTTTGGAATCTATGTTCTATACGATATCTTTAACACTCGTGGCAATGACATTTGGAGGCGTACTTGAATACTCAGGTATGTTATCAGCATTAATCAATGTCATCTTGAAATTCGCTAAAAATACAGGTTCATTGATTGCTTCTGTTATCGTATCTTGTATCGGTACAAACTTCACATGTTCAGAACAATATATTTCTATCATCGTGCCAGGTCGTATGTATGCACAAGCTTTCAAAGATAAAGGTTTACATGCGAAAAACTTATCTCGTGCATTAGAAGACGGCGGTACACTAACTTCTGTCTTCGTTCCATGGAATACTTGTGGTGTATTTATCGCATCAACATTAGGAGTGACTGTCTTTGAGTATGCGCCGTTTGCGATATTGAACTTCTTAGTACCAATCATTTCAATCATCTTTGCATACACAGGCTTCAAAATTGTTAAATTGCCGAAAGAAGACAATGAAGGTGCTGATGTTAGAAAAAAGGCGCCGTTACCTAATGATGCAGACTTAGCTTAA